Sequence from the Deinococcus radiotolerans genome:
GTCGTGCGGCGCGTCCCGGTGGGTGCTGTCGTTCACCGCGTCGGGGACGCTCAGGACACTCTCGATGCCGTCCAGGGCCGCCACGTCCCGCTTGACGCTGTGCAGGTCCAGTTCGGTCAGCAGTTCGTGCAGGCGGTCCGGGTTGCCCGGCAGGCGGCCCGCGCCGAGTTGCACGTCCAGCGGCAGGTCCGTGACCATGCAGGACAGCCGGTGGCTGAACTCCACGGCCTCCTCGGAATCGAGGAGTTTCTGGCGCGTCCCGTCGGGTTTCAGGGTGCCGGCCTTCGCGGCGGCGTAGATGCCCTCCAGCGTGCCGTACTCCTGCAGCAGCTTGGCGGCGGTTTTCGGGCCGATACCTCTCGCGCCGGGGATGTTGTCGCTGGCGTCGCCGGTCAGCGCGCGGTAGTCCACCCACTGCCCCACGGTCACGCCGTACTTTTCGAGCACCTCGGCTGGGCCGATCAGGCGGAAGTCGTTCGTGATGACGCGCACGTGGTCGTCGAGCAGCTGGTACGCGTCGCGGTCGCTGGTGACGATCCGGACCTGCATGCCGGTGCCCTCGGCCTTGCGGGTGAGGCTGGCGATCACGTCGTCTGCCTCGTAGCCGGGTTCTTCCAGGCGGGGGAAGCCGATGGCGTCCACGATCTCGCGGATGCGGTTGATCTGGCCGGGCAGGTCGGCGGGCGTCTCGGCGCGGCCGGACTTGTACCCGTCGAACTGCTCGTGGCGGAAGGTCTTCACGGGCGGGTCGAACACCACGATGACCTGATTGCTTCGCTGCCGGGCGAGGCGCAGCGTGAGGCGCAGGAACCCCAGGATGGCGTTGGTGGCCTCGCCCTGTTTGTTCGTGAGGGGGGGCAGGGCGAAGTACGAGCGGAACGCCAGGGCGTGGCCGTCGATCAGCACCAGGGTGTCGGGGGCGGCGGAGGTCATACCCGCCATTCTACTGGGGACGTAATGTCGTCAGGCCCCGCCACACATGGGGACGCCGCTGCGGTGATCAGGGCACCGGCAGCGGCTCGTGGCTGGACTCGTGTGGGAATGGGCGCTGTTTAGTCGCCGGCCTGGAGGTTGCGGAAGGGGCGCTCCTCCTGCTCGCGCAGGACGGCGCGGTCCTCATGCGTCATGGCGACGAAGGCCACGAGCATGATCAAGAGGGTCAGGGCCGCCATGATCAGGAGGAGGTTCATAGCGTCAGTGTGCGCGCAGGACTCCGGAGCTCCATGACGCGCGCCTCAAGCACCCTGAAGCTGCCCTTGAGGGGAAATCCATCTGTGAATACGGGCTTTAGATAGGGCATTGGTGTACCCGGGCGATCATGCCTGCACCGCAGAGTAAAGCCCCGCTCGTGGCGGGGCGGCCCGTCCCGACTTCACCCGGTCGGGTCTGAATTGTGGGTAGCTCAAGCGTAGGGGGCACGTGTGAGGCCGGTGTGCGCGCCGGGTAGGCAGGTGTTGATGTGTGAAGGTCACCCGTGGGTCAGGCCACCCGGACAGGGGCCCGCCGGGCAAGCGGGGGGCGTGTTACCCTTGCGCCCGATGACGTTTGCGCAGGCCGTGACCGACCGCACCCGAGCCCTCCAGACCCGCCTGTGCGTGGGCCTGGACCCCCGCCTGGACGCCTACCGGGATGTGGCGCACCTGCGCGAACACACTCTGGACGTGCTGGAGGCCACCGCCCCGTACGCGGCGTGCGTGAAGCCGCAGCTGGCGTTCTACGAGGCGCTGGGCCTGGACGGCCTGCGCGTCCTGGAGGAGATCTGCGCGGCGGCCCGCACATTCGGCCTGCCGGTTCTGCTGGACGCCAAGCGCGGCGATATCGGCACGACCGCGCAGGCGTACGCACAGGGCTGGCTGACGGGACGGCACGCGGGCGCCGCGCTGACCGTGAACCCGTTCCTGGGCTTCGAGACGCTGACGCCATTTGTGGAGACTGCCCGGGCGAACGGTGGCGCGGTGTTCGTCCTGGTGAAGACTAGCAACCCCGGGCAGGCGGACCTTCAGGGCGGCGGCGTCAGTGAGCGCGTGGCGGACGAGATCACGCGCCTGAACGCCCAGGAAGACGCCGAGTACGCCAGCATCGGCGCGGT
This genomic interval carries:
- the pyrF gene encoding orotidine-5'-phosphate decarboxylase, with translation MTFAQAVTDRTRALQTRLCVGLDPRLDAYRDVAHLREHTLDVLEATAPYAACVKPQLAFYEALGLDGLRVLEEICAAARTFGLPVLLDAKRGDIGTTAQAYAQGWLTGRHAGAALTVNPFLGFETLTPFVETARANGGAVFVLVKTSNPGQADLQGGGVSERVADEITRLNAQEDAEYASIGAVVGATHPGDLAAFRARMPRALLLLPGLGAQGATAAQLAPAFDPGGTGALASASRGLQYASGLDIRASVDAARDFRNELNSVLS